The Amycolatopsis endophytica genome includes the window ACCCAGACGGATGCAGTAAGCAGGAAGGACCGTCGGTGTGAGCAACGAGGCATACATCTACGAGGCGATCCGGACGCCTCGTGGCAAGAACAAGGGCGGTGCCCTGCACGGGGTCAAGCCGATCGACCTCGTGACCGGACTGATTCACGAGCTCCAGGCGCGGCATCCGGGCCTGGATCCGGCCGCGATCAACGACATCGTCCTCGGTGTGGTGTCCCCGGTCGGTGACCAGGGCGCCGACATCGCGCGTGCCGCCGCCATGGCTTCCGGGCTGCCCGACACCGTCGCCGGCGTCCAGCTCAACCGCTTCTGCTCCTCGGGTCTGGAGGCCGTCAACCAGGCCGCCGCCCGCGTGCGGTCCGGGTGGGAGAACCTGATCATCGCCGGTGGTGTGGAGTCGATGTCGCGGGTGCCGATGGGCTCCGACGGCGGCGCGATGTTCACCGACCCGGCCACGAACTACGACACGTACTTCGCGCCGCAGGGCATCGGCGCGGACCTGATCGCCACCATCGAGGGCTTCGGTCGTGAGGACGTCGACGCCTTCGCGGTCCGCTCGCAGGAGAAGGCCGAGGCAGCCTGGTCCGGCGGCTACTTCGCGAAGTCCGTGGTGCCGGTCAAGGACGTCAACGGCGTCACGATCCTCGACCACGACGAGCACCGCCGCCCCGGCACCACGCTGGAGAGCCTGGGCAAGCTCAAGCCCGCCTTCGAGGCGATCGGCGAGATGGGCGGCTTCGACGCGGTGGCACTGCAGAAGTACCACTCGGTCGAGAAGATCAACCACGTCCACACCGGCGGCAATTCCTCCGGCATCGTCGACGGGGCCGCGCTGGTGCTGCTCGGCAACGA containing:
- a CDS encoding acetyl-CoA C-acetyltransferase; the protein is MSNEAYIYEAIRTPRGKNKGGALHGVKPIDLVTGLIHELQARHPGLDPAAINDIVLGVVSPVGDQGADIARAAAMASGLPDTVAGVQLNRFCSSGLEAVNQAAARVRSGWENLIIAGGVESMSRVPMGSDGGAMFTDPATNYDTYFAPQGIGADLIATIEGFGREDVDAFAVRSQEKAEAAWSGGYFAKSVVPVKDVNGVTILDHDEHRRPGTTLESLGKLKPAFEAIGEMGGFDAVALQKYHSVEKINHVHTGGNSSGIVDGAALVLLGNEQVGKDLGLTPRARIVAATITGSDPTIMLTGPTPATKKVLDIAGLTTDDIDLFELNEAFASVVLKWMKDLKLPDEKVNVNGGAIAMGHPLGATGAMILGTMVDELERRQARRALLSLCIGGGMGIATIIERV